A region from the Aegilops tauschii subsp. strangulata cultivar AL8/78 chromosome 5, Aet v6.0, whole genome shotgun sequence genome encodes:
- the LOC109741510 gene encoding FBD-associated F-box protein At4g10400 — protein sequence MRRHGLDPHELDRSTEQLMSLIHENLPDPPVSTTARFTALRGRPSDGVDRISGLSDALLRDIVSRLPVKDAARTAVLAARWRGVWRSTPLVLIDTQLISNGRTPARASTPDVTAAVSRILATHPGPFRCVHLTCSRMGAYQGQLKRWIRLLAARGVQDLVLVNRPWLREVPLPKTLFTVSTLTRLYIGVWKFPDAAGLQGACFPHLRELGICSIAVEDGDIDAFVARSPALEILNIQGRMKGVRLRLVSHSLRCVQICSFVMESIDVVNAPCLDRLILSECLDPAGGSRTRVRIGNVPKLRIFGYLDPGKYVLEIRDTVITAGIKISPSMMITTVKVLSLRVRFGVYDDVKMVPAFLRFFPNVEALHMTSEKCDHLAGNFDLQFWEEVGPIVSVVLRLKVITFREYHGRQDEIAFLQYIFQNARVLKDVMIQIINPRFTSLSADEMTRTINNMPDEKWVRKFQIPVFRSIGPEGLSPWTFQRGADLSDGDPIAPVKFITMRV from the exons ATGCGGCGCCATGGCCTCGATCCGCACGAGCTGGACCGGAGCACGGAGCAGCTCATGTCGCTCATCCACGAGAACCTCCCGGACCCGCCCGTCTCCACCACCGCTCGCTTCACCGCCCTCCGCGGCCGCCCCTCCGACGGCGTGGACCGCATCAGCGGCCTCTCCGACGCGCTCCTCCGCGACATCGTCTCCCGCCTCCCCGTCAAGGACGCCGCCCGCACCGCCGTGCTCGCCGCGCGCTGGCGCGGGGTCTGGCGCTCTACGCCGCTCGTTCTGATCGACACCCAGCTGATCTCCAACGGCCGCACGCCCGCGCGCGCCAGCACGCCGGACGTCACCGCGGCCGTCTCCCGCATACTCGCCACGCACCCAGGGCCCTTCCGCTGCGTCCACCTTACCTGCAGCCGCATGGGCGCGTACCAGGGCCAGCTCAAGCGCTGGATCCGTCTCCTTGCGGCCAGAGGCGTCCAGGATCTCGTCCTCGTCAACCGCCCGTGGCTACGCGAGGTGCCCCTCCCCAAGACGCTCTTCACCGTCTCCACCCTCACCCGCCTCTACATCGGCGTCTGGAAGTTCCCGGATGCGGCCGGCCTCCAAGGCGCCTGCTTCCCCCACCTCCGGGAGCTCGGCATCTGCAGCATCGCCGTCGAGGACGGGGACATCGACGCCTTCGTCGCCAGGAGCCCCGCGCTGGAGATCCTCAACATCCAAGGGAGGATGAAGGGGGTGCGTCTCCGCCTCGTCAGCCACAGCCTCCGGTGCGTGCAGATCTGCTCTTTCGTCATGGAGAGCATCGACGTGGTGAACGCCCCGTGTCTCGACCGCCTCATCCTGTCGGAGTGTCTCGACCCCGCCGGCGGATCGCGCACCAGAGTCAGGATTGGCAACGTCCCCAAGCTGAGAATATTCGGGTACCTGGATCCAGGAAAATACGTGCTAGAGATCCGAGACACTGTCATCACG GCTGGGATTAAGATAAGTCCAAGCATGATGATCACAACCGTGAAGGTCCTTAGTTTGAGGGTGCGGTTTGGAGTCTACGATGATGTCAAGATGGTGCCCGCCTTCCTCAGATTCTTCCCCAATGTTGAGGCGCTGCATATGACG TCTGAAAAATGTGATCACCTCGCTGGCAATTTTGACCTCCAGTTCTGGGAAGAGGTCGGTCCCATCGTAAGTGTGGTTTTGCGCCTCAAGGTGATCACGTTTCGTGAGTACCATGGGAGGCAAGATGAGATTGCCTTCCTCCAGTACATCTTCCAGAATGCAAGGGTGCTCAAAGATGTAATGATTCAGATTATCAATCCAAGATTCACTTCACTGTCAGCAGATGAGATGACCCGCACCATAAACAATATGCCTGATGAGAAATGGGTCAGGAAATTTCAAATTCCTGTCTTTCGGAGTATTGGTCCTGAAGGATTGAGTCCTTGGACTTTTCAGCGAGGAGCAGACCTTTCCGACGGCGACCCTATTGCACCGGTTAAATTCATCACAATGCGG GTGTAG